GGGTCCGCGCCGTTGAGCGCGCCACGCGCTTGCCGGAATACCTCCGCGCTGCGTTAAACTCGCGCTCAGCGATGGATTGCTCCTCTGCCACCGTTTCGGCCTTCAGGGCTTCTTGCGCGGCTTCGCCCGCGCGCTTGGCGAGGATTTCATAAGCCGAGAGGCGGTCAACCACCTCCTCATATTTGCCCGCAAGATGGGAGGCCGCGATGGCGGCGCGGCGCTCGGCCTCGGTCAGCGGCCCAAGCTTCGAGGATGGCGGGCGAATGAGCGTGCGCTCGACAATGCCCGGCACGCCCTTGTCGGCGAGCATGGAGGTCACGGCCTCGCCCACCCCAACATCGCGGATCGCATCCACCGTGCTAAAGCGCGCGTTCGGGCGATAGGTCTCGGCGGCGCGGCTGAGCGCCTTGCGGTCACGCGCGGTGAAAGCGCGCAGCGCGTGTTGAAAGCGGTTGCCCAATTGGCCGAGAATATCCTCGGGCACGTCATCGGGGTTTTGGGTGATGAAATAGACCCCAACCCCTTTGGAGCGGATCAAGCGCGCAACCTGCTCAACCTTATCAACCAGCGCCTTGGGCGCGTCATCAAAGAGCAGATGCGCCTCATCAAAGAAGAAAACCAGCTTGGGCTTGTCCGGATCACCCACCTCGGGAAGGGTCTCGAAAAGCTCGCTCAGGAGCCACAAAAGGAAGGTCGCGTAAAGGCGCGGCGCGCCCATCAGCTTGTCTGCCGCGAGGATGTTGATCCGGCCCCGCCCGTCCGGCGCATGGCTCATGAGGTCCGCAAGCTCCAGCGCAGGCTCGCCAAAAAGGCTCGCACCCCCCTGGTTTTCCAGCACCATCAGCTGTCGCTGGATCGCGCCCACAGATTGCGGCGAGACGTTGCCATAGCGCAGCGAGAGCGTGTCGCGGTTCTCGCCCACCCAAACCAGCAGCGCCTGAAGATCCTTGAGATCAAGCAACGGCATGCCCTGCTCATCGGCCACGCGAAACGCGATGTTCATGATGCCCTCTTGGGCCTCGGTCAGCTCCATCAGGCGGCTCAGCAGGAGCGGCCCCATCTCGGCGACGGTGGTGCGCACGGGGTGGCCTGCCTTGCCGAAAAGGTCCCAGAAGGTGACGGGAAACGCCTCGTATGTGTAGTCCTCAAATCCGATCTTTTCCGCGCGCGAGGTGAACGCACCGTGCAGCTTGAAATCGGCGCTTCCGGGGGCTGCGAGGCCCGAGAGGTCCCCCTTCACATCGGACAAAAACACCGGCACGCCTGCGGCGGAGAACCCTTCGGCGAGGATTTGGAGCGTCACCGTCTTGCCCGTTCCCGTGGCCCCGGCAATCAGGCCATGACGGTTCGCGTATTTCAACAAGAGGCCCTGTGTCTCGTTATAATCCGCGCCGCCACCACCGATAAAAATATGTGATCCCAATGCCCTGCCCCCGGCCCTGCAAAATACATGCCCATTTAGCATACAAACTTAACCATTTGGCGCCAGTATAAACCTCGTTCCGGCCCTTCATGCCCTCTTACGGCTGGAATAATGTCCACCCTGTCAGACTGGCCGCGCCTTCGGGTGCGGCCTTTTTTCTCGGGCCCTTTCTTGGATCTTTTTAGGCTTTTCTTTCGGTCCCAAACGGCATGATTTTGGCTGTTGACGGCGAATCCGTTCTGACCTAGCCTCTCGATCAAACGATAAGTCGGCCAAGTCCGGCAGGGAGACGACGAAAAAGGGGCCTCAATTTAAGGTCCCTTTTTCTATGAAG
The nucleotide sequence above comes from Roseovarius carneus. Encoded proteins:
- a CDS encoding helicase HerA-like domain-containing protein, giving the protein MGSHIFIGGGGADYNETQGLLLKYANRHGLIAGATGTGKTVTLQILAEGFSAAGVPVFLSDVKGDLSGLAAPGSADFKLHGAFTSRAEKIGFEDYTYEAFPVTFWDLFGKAGHPVRTTVAEMGPLLLSRLMELTEAQEGIMNIAFRVADEQGMPLLDLKDLQALLVWVGENRDTLSLRYGNVSPQSVGAIQRQLMVLENQGGASLFGEPALELADLMSHAPDGRGRINILAADKLMGAPRLYATFLLWLLSELFETLPEVGDPDKPKLVFFFDEAHLLFDDAPKALVDKVEQVARLIRSKGVGVYFITQNPDDVPEDILGQLGNRFQHALRAFTARDRKALSRAAETYRPNARFSTVDAIRDVGVGEAVTSMLADKGVPGIVERTLIRPPSSKLGPLTEAERRAAIAASHLAGKYEEVVDRLSAYEILAKRAGEAAQEALKAETVAEEQSIAEREFNAARRYSGKRVARSTARTPDAPELGGFGSQIGAAVGNALLKEMKGTTGRRIVRGILGGLFKGR